The following are from one region of the Syngnathus acus chromosome 19, fSynAcu1.2, whole genome shotgun sequence genome:
- the jakmip3 gene encoding janus kinase and microtubule-interacting protein 3 isoform X3, whose product MSKRAPAGRARAERTDAVGTLQAANDELRAKLMDVQLELQQEKNKVKTSTDRHCVSRLERERSQELRAEHHRATAAMTELKSKLHEEKQKELAVTRETLLRQHEMELMRVIKIKDGEIQRLNALVLSLRDGSMDKVRSGGALLAEVEETRRSWETERCRLHQELQEQRGAKRSAEEALAAAQQACQSRAAELRSAHHQHGEELSRTKRDCEREIRRLVGLIRCAMDEIKLKDRAVSVLDKALGLQAGHAHRLQLQTQAAEQQIAALRDSQRAGLNYPGSGVNAATSNPLHSSQEDRDTRRFQLKIAELSAVIRKLEDRNALLSEERNELLKRLRETESQFLPLLDKNKRLSRKNEELSLVLCRLENKVRFVTQENEEMASLRRPSSLNDLDRGCGQQDGEMEFLRLQVVEQRHIIDDLSKALETGAHVRNVIERDLVLRYRRRESLRRKRSVRSCKVIETFYGYDEDVSVDSDGSSLSFHTDRTPDTEPEEEAELRYRQLTQEYQALQRAYALLAQTSGGDYDAEKEIKTREQLMVEMGHYQSRVADLESALKQQGQNVKWVEEKQLLRQSNQQLAEKVRRMEAEEARLKEHIQDIRDQNELLEFRILELEEREWRSPVLKFQQVRFPDGLSPLQIYCEAEGVSVRKASLATLTLTRGPRAPYIAPCAFPQDIVISDLMKKLDILGDNAVSNLTNEEQVVVIHARTLLTLAEKWLESIEVTKSALQQKMLDIESEKDMFCKQKGYLDEELDFRKRSMDQAHKRILELEAMLYEALPQRDCPATDGEKASHAGVNDMLTADQREELRSAVDQWKRALMCELRERDACILQERMDLLHSAQQRNKELKEFIEAQKRQIKQLEEKFLFLFLFFSLAFILWP is encoded by the exons ATGTCCAAACGAGCTCCGGCAGGGCGGGCCAGGGCGGAGCGAACGGACGCCGTGGGCACCCTTCAAGCCGCCAATGACGAGCTGAGAGCCAAACTGATGGACGTCCAGTTAGAACTTCAGCAGGAGAAGAACAAGGTGAAGACCTCAACGGACAGAcactgc GTCAGCCgtctggagagagagagaagtcaGGAACTGCGGGCGGAGCACCACCGCGCCACCGCCGCCATGACGGAACTCAAAAGCAAACTCCATGAGGAGAAGCAGAAAGAGTTAGCCGTTACCAGGGAGACATTACTGCGGCAGCATGAAATGGAGCTGATGAGAGTGATCAAAATCAAAGATGGAGAGATCCAGCGACTGAATGCCTTGGTCCTCAGCCTGAGGGACGGCTCCATGGACAAG GTGAGGAGCGGGGGCGCTTTGCTGGCGGAGGTGGAGGAGACGCGGCGGAGTTGGGAGACCGAGCGGTGTCGCCTCCACCAGGAGCTTCAGGAGCAACGCGGAGCAAAGAGGAGCGCGGAAGAAGCCCTGGCAGCGGCCCAGCAGGCCTGCCAGTCCCGAGCGGCCGAGCTCCGATCGGCTCATCACCAGCATGGGGAGGAGCTGAGCCGAACCAAGAGAGACTGCGAGAGGGAGATCCGCCGACTGGTAGGACTGATCAGATGCGCG ATGGATGAGATCAAGCTGAAGGACAGAGCGGTTAGTGTTTTGGATAAAGCCCTGGGGCTACAGGCCGGCCACGCCCACCGCCTTCAGCTGCAGACTCAGGCTGCCGAGCAGCAGATCGCCGCCCTGAGGGATTCCCAAAGGGCGGGCCTAAACTACCCTGGAAGTGGGGTCAACGCCGCTACTAGCAATCCTCTTCATAGC TCTCAGGAGGATCGGGACACGCGAAGGTTTCAGCTGAAAATCGCTGAGCTCAGCGCAGTCATCAGGAAACTGGAGGATCGAAATGCCCTGCTTTCTGAAGAGCGCAACGAACTG CTGAAGCGActgagagaaacagagagcCAGTTTCTGCCACTcctggacaaaaacaaacgccTGAGCAGGAAGAATGAAGAACTCTCGCTGGTGCTGTGTCGCCTCGAAAACAAAGTGCGCTTTGTCACCCAGGAGAACGAGGAGATGGCAAGCTTG AGAAGGCCTAGTTCGCTCAATGACCTGGACCGCGGTTGCGGCCAGCAGGACGGTGAAATGGAGTTTCTACGGCTTCAAGTTGTGGAGCAGCGGCACATCATCGACGACTTGTCCAAG GCTCTGGAGACAGGAGCTCACGTCAGAAATGTAATT GAAAGAGATTTGGTGCTACGATACCGACGTCGAGAATCTCTGAGGAGGAAACGGAGCGTGAGGTCCTGCAAG GTCATCGAAACATTTTACGGCTACGACGAAGACGTGTCGGTGGACTCGGACGGATCGTCCTTGTCTTTTCACACCGACAGAACCCCCGACACGGAACCCGAAGAG gaGGCGGAGCTTCGCTACCGCCAGCTGACGCAAGAATATCAAGCGCTGCAACGAGCCTACGCTCTGCTAGCCCAGACCAGCGGAGGGGACTACGACGCCGAGAAGGAGATCAAG ACCAGAGAACAGCTGATGGTTGAAATGGGTCACTATCAAAGCAGAGTGGCAGATCTGGAGTCAGCGCTGAAACAACAAGGACAG AATGTCAAGTGGGTGGAGGAGAAACAGCTGCTGCGTCAGAGCAATCAGCAGTTGGCCGAAAAG GTCAGGCGGATGGAGGCGGAAGAAGCGCGTCTGAAAGAGCACATCCAGGATATCCGAGACCAAAACGAACTGCTTGAGTTCCGCATCCTGGAGCTGGAG GAGAGGGAGTGGCGCTCCCCCGTTTTGAAGTTCCAGCAAGTCCGTTTCCCAGACGGCCTCAGCCCTTTGCAGATCTACTGCGAGGCCGAGGGCGTGAGCGTACGTAAGGCGTCCCTcgcaaccctaaccctaacccgaggtCCCAGAGCGCCTTACATTGCTCCTTGCGCCTTTCCCCAGGACATCGTCATCAGTGATCTGATGAAGAAGCTGGACATCCTGGGCGATAACGCCGTAAGT AATCTCACCAACGAGGAGCAGGTGGTCGTGATTCACGCCAGGACCCTTCTCACCCTAGCCGAGAAG TGGTTAGAATCCATCGAAGTGACCAAGTCAGCACTTCAACAGAAGATGTTGGACATTGAAAGTGAGAAG GATATGTTCTGCAAGCAGAAGGGCTACCTGGATGAAGAGTTGGACTTCAGGAAGCGTTCCATGGACCAGGCTCATAAG AGGATCCTGGAGCTGGAGGCCATGTTGTACGAGGCGCTACCGCAGCGGGACTGCCCCGCCACGGACGGCGAAAAGGCCAGCCACGCTGGCGTGAATGACATGCTGACGGCGGATCAGAGAGAAGAGCTTAGGAGCGCCGTGGACCAATGGAAGCGAGCCCTGATGTGCGAGTTGAGGGAGCGCGACGCTTGCATCCTCCAAGAGAGAATGGATCTGCTGCACAGCGCGCAACAG AGGAACAAAGAGCTGAAAGAATTCATCGAAGCTCAGAAGAGACAAATCAAACAATTGGAGGAGAAGTTTctgtttctctttctcttcttctccttggCCTTCATTCTGTGGCCCTAA
- the jakmip3 gene encoding janus kinase and microtubule-interacting protein 3 isoform X15 has translation MSKRAPAGRARAERTDAVGTLQAANDELRAKLMDVQLELQQEKNKVKTSTDRHCVSRLERERSQELRAEHHRATAAMTELKSKLHEEKQKELAVTRETLLRQHEMELMRVIKIKDGEIQRLNALVLSLRDGSMDKVRSGGALLAEVEETRRSWETERCRLHQELQEQRGAKRSAEEALAAAQQACQSRAAELRSAHHQHGEELSRTKRDCEREIRRLVGLIRCAMDEIKLKDRAVSVLDKALGLQAGHAHRLQLQTQAAEQQIAALRDSQRAGLNYPGSGVNAATSNPLHSSQEDRDTRRFQLKIAELSAVIRKLEDRNALLSEERNELRRPSSLNDLDRGCGQQDGEMEFLRLQVVEQRHIIDDLSKALETGAHVRNVIERDLVLRYRRRESLRRKRSVRSCKVIETFYGYDEDVSVDSDGSSLSFHTDRTPDTEPEEGCVREEAELRYRQLTQEYQALQRAYALLAQTSGGDYDAEKEIKTREQLMVEMGHYQSRVADLESALKQQGQNVKWVEEKQLLRQSNQQLAEKVRRMEAEEARLKEHIQDIRDQNELLEFRILELEEREWRSPVLKFQQVRFPDGLSPLQIYCEAEGVSVRKASLATLTLTRGPRAPYIAPCAFPQDIVISDLMKKLDILGDNAVSNLTNEEQVVVIHARTLLTLAEKWLESIEVTKSALQQKMLDIESEKDMFCKQKGYLDEELDFRKRSMDQAHKRILELEAMLYEALPQRDCPATDGEKASHAGVNDMLTADQREELRSAVDQWKRALMCELRERDACILQERMDLLHSAQQRNKELKEFIEAQKRQIKQLEEKFLFLFLFFSLAFILWP, from the exons ATGTCCAAACGAGCTCCGGCAGGGCGGGCCAGGGCGGAGCGAACGGACGCCGTGGGCACCCTTCAAGCCGCCAATGACGAGCTGAGAGCCAAACTGATGGACGTCCAGTTAGAACTTCAGCAGGAGAAGAACAAGGTGAAGACCTCAACGGACAGAcactgc GTCAGCCgtctggagagagagagaagtcaGGAACTGCGGGCGGAGCACCACCGCGCCACCGCCGCCATGACGGAACTCAAAAGCAAACTCCATGAGGAGAAGCAGAAAGAGTTAGCCGTTACCAGGGAGACATTACTGCGGCAGCATGAAATGGAGCTGATGAGAGTGATCAAAATCAAAGATGGAGAGATCCAGCGACTGAATGCCTTGGTCCTCAGCCTGAGGGACGGCTCCATGGACAAG GTGAGGAGCGGGGGCGCTTTGCTGGCGGAGGTGGAGGAGACGCGGCGGAGTTGGGAGACCGAGCGGTGTCGCCTCCACCAGGAGCTTCAGGAGCAACGCGGAGCAAAGAGGAGCGCGGAAGAAGCCCTGGCAGCGGCCCAGCAGGCCTGCCAGTCCCGAGCGGCCGAGCTCCGATCGGCTCATCACCAGCATGGGGAGGAGCTGAGCCGAACCAAGAGAGACTGCGAGAGGGAGATCCGCCGACTGGTAGGACTGATCAGATGCGCG ATGGATGAGATCAAGCTGAAGGACAGAGCGGTTAGTGTTTTGGATAAAGCCCTGGGGCTACAGGCCGGCCACGCCCACCGCCTTCAGCTGCAGACTCAGGCTGCCGAGCAGCAGATCGCCGCCCTGAGGGATTCCCAAAGGGCGGGCCTAAACTACCCTGGAAGTGGGGTCAACGCCGCTACTAGCAATCCTCTTCATAGC TCTCAGGAGGATCGGGACACGCGAAGGTTTCAGCTGAAAATCGCTGAGCTCAGCGCAGTCATCAGGAAACTGGAGGATCGAAATGCCCTGCTTTCTGAAGAGCGCAACGAACTG AGAAGGCCTAGTTCGCTCAATGACCTGGACCGCGGTTGCGGCCAGCAGGACGGTGAAATGGAGTTTCTACGGCTTCAAGTTGTGGAGCAGCGGCACATCATCGACGACTTGTCCAAG GCTCTGGAGACAGGAGCTCACGTCAGAAATGTAATT GAAAGAGATTTGGTGCTACGATACCGACGTCGAGAATCTCTGAGGAGGAAACGGAGCGTGAGGTCCTGCAAG GTCATCGAAACATTTTACGGCTACGACGAAGACGTGTCGGTGGACTCGGACGGATCGTCCTTGTCTTTTCACACCGACAGAACCCCCGACACGGAACCCGAAGAG gggtgtgtgcgtgaggaGGCGGAGCTTCGCTACCGCCAGCTGACGCAAGAATATCAAGCGCTGCAACGAGCCTACGCTCTGCTAGCCCAGACCAGCGGAGGGGACTACGACGCCGAGAAGGAGATCAAG ACCAGAGAACAGCTGATGGTTGAAATGGGTCACTATCAAAGCAGAGTGGCAGATCTGGAGTCAGCGCTGAAACAACAAGGACAG AATGTCAAGTGGGTGGAGGAGAAACAGCTGCTGCGTCAGAGCAATCAGCAGTTGGCCGAAAAG GTCAGGCGGATGGAGGCGGAAGAAGCGCGTCTGAAAGAGCACATCCAGGATATCCGAGACCAAAACGAACTGCTTGAGTTCCGCATCCTGGAGCTGGAG GAGAGGGAGTGGCGCTCCCCCGTTTTGAAGTTCCAGCAAGTCCGTTTCCCAGACGGCCTCAGCCCTTTGCAGATCTACTGCGAGGCCGAGGGCGTGAGCGTACGTAAGGCGTCCCTcgcaaccctaaccctaacccgaggtCCCAGAGCGCCTTACATTGCTCCTTGCGCCTTTCCCCAGGACATCGTCATCAGTGATCTGATGAAGAAGCTGGACATCCTGGGCGATAACGCCGTAAGT AATCTCACCAACGAGGAGCAGGTGGTCGTGATTCACGCCAGGACCCTTCTCACCCTAGCCGAGAAG TGGTTAGAATCCATCGAAGTGACCAAGTCAGCACTTCAACAGAAGATGTTGGACATTGAAAGTGAGAAG GATATGTTCTGCAAGCAGAAGGGCTACCTGGATGAAGAGTTGGACTTCAGGAAGCGTTCCATGGACCAGGCTCATAAG AGGATCCTGGAGCTGGAGGCCATGTTGTACGAGGCGCTACCGCAGCGGGACTGCCCCGCCACGGACGGCGAAAAGGCCAGCCACGCTGGCGTGAATGACATGCTGACGGCGGATCAGAGAGAAGAGCTTAGGAGCGCCGTGGACCAATGGAAGCGAGCCCTGATGTGCGAGTTGAGGGAGCGCGACGCTTGCATCCTCCAAGAGAGAATGGATCTGCTGCACAGCGCGCAACAG AGGAACAAAGAGCTGAAAGAATTCATCGAAGCTCAGAAGAGACAAATCAAACAATTGGAGGAGAAGTTTctgtttctctttctcttcttctccttggCCTTCATTCTGTGGCCCTAA
- the jakmip3 gene encoding janus kinase and microtubule-interacting protein 3 isoform X7, with amino-acid sequence MSKRAPAGRARAERTDAVGTLQAANDELRAKLMDVQLELQQEKNKVSRLERERSQELRAEHHRATAAMTELKSKLHEEKQKELAVTRETLLRQHEMELMRVIKIKDGEIQRLNALVLSLRDGSMDKVRSGGALLAEVEETRRSWETERCRLHQELQEQRGAKRSAEEALAAAQQACQSRAAELRSAHHQHGEELSRTKRDCEREIRRLVGLIRCAMDEIKLKDRAVSVLDKALGLQAGHAHRLQLQTQAAEQQIAALRDSQRAGLNYPGSGVNAATSNPLHSSQEDRDTRRFQLKIAELSAVIRKLEDRNALLSEERNELLKRLRETESQFLPLLDKNKRLSRKNEELSLVLCRLENKVRFVTQENEEMASLRRPSSLNDLDRGCGQQDGEMEFLRLQVVEQRHIIDDLSKALETGAHVRNVIERDLVLRYRRRESLRRKRSVRSCKVIETFYGYDEDVSVDSDGSSLSFHTDRTPDTEPEEGCVREEAELRYRQLTQEYQALQRAYALLAQTSGGDYDAEKEIKTREQLMVEMGHYQSRVADLESALKQQGQNVKWVEEKQLLRQSNQQLAEKVRRMEAEEARLKEHIQDIRDQNELLEFRILELEEREWRSPVLKFQQVRFPDGLSPLQIYCEAEGVSVRKASLATLTLTRGPRAPYIAPCAFPQDIVISDLMKKLDILGDNAVSNLTNEEQVVVIHARTLLTLAEKWLESIEVTKSALQQKMLDIESEKDMFCKQKGYLDEELDFRKRSMDQAHKRILELEAMLYEALPQRDCPATDGEKASHAGVNDMLTADQREELRSAVDQWKRALMCELRERDACILQERMDLLHSAQQRNKELKEFIEAQKRQIKQLEEKFLFLFLFFSLAFILWP; translated from the exons ATGTCCAAACGAGCTCCGGCAGGGCGGGCCAGGGCGGAGCGAACGGACGCCGTGGGCACCCTTCAAGCCGCCAATGACGAGCTGAGAGCCAAACTGATGGACGTCCAGTTAGAACTTCAGCAGGAGAAGAACAAG GTCAGCCgtctggagagagagagaagtcaGGAACTGCGGGCGGAGCACCACCGCGCCACCGCCGCCATGACGGAACTCAAAAGCAAACTCCATGAGGAGAAGCAGAAAGAGTTAGCCGTTACCAGGGAGACATTACTGCGGCAGCATGAAATGGAGCTGATGAGAGTGATCAAAATCAAAGATGGAGAGATCCAGCGACTGAATGCCTTGGTCCTCAGCCTGAGGGACGGCTCCATGGACAAG GTGAGGAGCGGGGGCGCTTTGCTGGCGGAGGTGGAGGAGACGCGGCGGAGTTGGGAGACCGAGCGGTGTCGCCTCCACCAGGAGCTTCAGGAGCAACGCGGAGCAAAGAGGAGCGCGGAAGAAGCCCTGGCAGCGGCCCAGCAGGCCTGCCAGTCCCGAGCGGCCGAGCTCCGATCGGCTCATCACCAGCATGGGGAGGAGCTGAGCCGAACCAAGAGAGACTGCGAGAGGGAGATCCGCCGACTGGTAGGACTGATCAGATGCGCG ATGGATGAGATCAAGCTGAAGGACAGAGCGGTTAGTGTTTTGGATAAAGCCCTGGGGCTACAGGCCGGCCACGCCCACCGCCTTCAGCTGCAGACTCAGGCTGCCGAGCAGCAGATCGCCGCCCTGAGGGATTCCCAAAGGGCGGGCCTAAACTACCCTGGAAGTGGGGTCAACGCCGCTACTAGCAATCCTCTTCATAGC TCTCAGGAGGATCGGGACACGCGAAGGTTTCAGCTGAAAATCGCTGAGCTCAGCGCAGTCATCAGGAAACTGGAGGATCGAAATGCCCTGCTTTCTGAAGAGCGCAACGAACTG CTGAAGCGActgagagaaacagagagcCAGTTTCTGCCACTcctggacaaaaacaaacgccTGAGCAGGAAGAATGAAGAACTCTCGCTGGTGCTGTGTCGCCTCGAAAACAAAGTGCGCTTTGTCACCCAGGAGAACGAGGAGATGGCAAGCTTG AGAAGGCCTAGTTCGCTCAATGACCTGGACCGCGGTTGCGGCCAGCAGGACGGTGAAATGGAGTTTCTACGGCTTCAAGTTGTGGAGCAGCGGCACATCATCGACGACTTGTCCAAG GCTCTGGAGACAGGAGCTCACGTCAGAAATGTAATT GAAAGAGATTTGGTGCTACGATACCGACGTCGAGAATCTCTGAGGAGGAAACGGAGCGTGAGGTCCTGCAAG GTCATCGAAACATTTTACGGCTACGACGAAGACGTGTCGGTGGACTCGGACGGATCGTCCTTGTCTTTTCACACCGACAGAACCCCCGACACGGAACCCGAAGAG gggtgtgtgcgtgaggaGGCGGAGCTTCGCTACCGCCAGCTGACGCAAGAATATCAAGCGCTGCAACGAGCCTACGCTCTGCTAGCCCAGACCAGCGGAGGGGACTACGACGCCGAGAAGGAGATCAAG ACCAGAGAACAGCTGATGGTTGAAATGGGTCACTATCAAAGCAGAGTGGCAGATCTGGAGTCAGCGCTGAAACAACAAGGACAG AATGTCAAGTGGGTGGAGGAGAAACAGCTGCTGCGTCAGAGCAATCAGCAGTTGGCCGAAAAG GTCAGGCGGATGGAGGCGGAAGAAGCGCGTCTGAAAGAGCACATCCAGGATATCCGAGACCAAAACGAACTGCTTGAGTTCCGCATCCTGGAGCTGGAG GAGAGGGAGTGGCGCTCCCCCGTTTTGAAGTTCCAGCAAGTCCGTTTCCCAGACGGCCTCAGCCCTTTGCAGATCTACTGCGAGGCCGAGGGCGTGAGCGTACGTAAGGCGTCCCTcgcaaccctaaccctaacccgaggtCCCAGAGCGCCTTACATTGCTCCTTGCGCCTTTCCCCAGGACATCGTCATCAGTGATCTGATGAAGAAGCTGGACATCCTGGGCGATAACGCCGTAAGT AATCTCACCAACGAGGAGCAGGTGGTCGTGATTCACGCCAGGACCCTTCTCACCCTAGCCGAGAAG TGGTTAGAATCCATCGAAGTGACCAAGTCAGCACTTCAACAGAAGATGTTGGACATTGAAAGTGAGAAG GATATGTTCTGCAAGCAGAAGGGCTACCTGGATGAAGAGTTGGACTTCAGGAAGCGTTCCATGGACCAGGCTCATAAG AGGATCCTGGAGCTGGAGGCCATGTTGTACGAGGCGCTACCGCAGCGGGACTGCCCCGCCACGGACGGCGAAAAGGCCAGCCACGCTGGCGTGAATGACATGCTGACGGCGGATCAGAGAGAAGAGCTTAGGAGCGCCGTGGACCAATGGAAGCGAGCCCTGATGTGCGAGTTGAGGGAGCGCGACGCTTGCATCCTCCAAGAGAGAATGGATCTGCTGCACAGCGCGCAACAG AGGAACAAAGAGCTGAAAGAATTCATCGAAGCTCAGAAGAGACAAATCAAACAATTGGAGGAGAAGTTTctgtttctctttctcttcttctccttggCCTTCATTCTGTGGCCCTAA
- the jakmip3 gene encoding janus kinase and microtubule-interacting protein 3 isoform X14, with translation MSKRAPAGRARAERTDAVGTLQAANDELRAKLMDVQLELQQEKNKVKTSTDRHCVSRLERERSQELRAEHHRATAAMTELKSKLHEEKQKELAVTRETLLRQHEMELMRVIKIKDGEIQRLNALVLSLRDGSMDKVRSGGALLAEVEETRRSWETERCRLHQELQEQRGAKRSAEEALAAAQQACQSRAAELRSAHHQHGEELSRTKRDCEREIRRLVGLIRCAMDEIKLKDRAVSVLDKALGLQAGHAHRLQLQTQAAEQQIAALRDSQRAGLNYPGSGVNAATSNPLHSSQEDRDTRRFQLKIAELSAVIRKLEDRNALLSEERNELLKRLRETESQFLPLLDKNKRLSRKNEELSLVLCRLENKVRFVTQENEEMASLERDLVLRYRRRESLRRKRSVRSCKVIETFYGYDEDVSVDSDGSSLSFHTDRTPDTEPEEGCVREEAELRYRQLTQEYQALQRAYALLAQTSGGDYDAEKEIKTREQLMVEMGHYQSRVADLESALKQQGQNVKWVEEKQLLRQSNQQLAEKVRRMEAEEARLKEHIQDIRDQNELLEFRILELEEREWRSPVLKFQQVRFPDGLSPLQIYCEAEGVSVRKASLATLTLTRGPRAPYIAPCAFPQDIVISDLMKKLDILGDNAVSNLTNEEQVVVIHARTLLTLAEKWLESIEVTKSALQQKMLDIESEKDMFCKQKGYLDEELDFRKRSMDQAHKRILELEAMLYEALPQRDCPATDGEKASHAGVNDMLTADQREELRSAVDQWKRALMCELRERDACILQERMDLLHSAQQRNKELKEFIEAQKRQIKQLEEKFLFLFLFFSLAFILWP, from the exons ATGTCCAAACGAGCTCCGGCAGGGCGGGCCAGGGCGGAGCGAACGGACGCCGTGGGCACCCTTCAAGCCGCCAATGACGAGCTGAGAGCCAAACTGATGGACGTCCAGTTAGAACTTCAGCAGGAGAAGAACAAGGTGAAGACCTCAACGGACAGAcactgc GTCAGCCgtctggagagagagagaagtcaGGAACTGCGGGCGGAGCACCACCGCGCCACCGCCGCCATGACGGAACTCAAAAGCAAACTCCATGAGGAGAAGCAGAAAGAGTTAGCCGTTACCAGGGAGACATTACTGCGGCAGCATGAAATGGAGCTGATGAGAGTGATCAAAATCAAAGATGGAGAGATCCAGCGACTGAATGCCTTGGTCCTCAGCCTGAGGGACGGCTCCATGGACAAG GTGAGGAGCGGGGGCGCTTTGCTGGCGGAGGTGGAGGAGACGCGGCGGAGTTGGGAGACCGAGCGGTGTCGCCTCCACCAGGAGCTTCAGGAGCAACGCGGAGCAAAGAGGAGCGCGGAAGAAGCCCTGGCAGCGGCCCAGCAGGCCTGCCAGTCCCGAGCGGCCGAGCTCCGATCGGCTCATCACCAGCATGGGGAGGAGCTGAGCCGAACCAAGAGAGACTGCGAGAGGGAGATCCGCCGACTGGTAGGACTGATCAGATGCGCG ATGGATGAGATCAAGCTGAAGGACAGAGCGGTTAGTGTTTTGGATAAAGCCCTGGGGCTACAGGCCGGCCACGCCCACCGCCTTCAGCTGCAGACTCAGGCTGCCGAGCAGCAGATCGCCGCCCTGAGGGATTCCCAAAGGGCGGGCCTAAACTACCCTGGAAGTGGGGTCAACGCCGCTACTAGCAATCCTCTTCATAGC TCTCAGGAGGATCGGGACACGCGAAGGTTTCAGCTGAAAATCGCTGAGCTCAGCGCAGTCATCAGGAAACTGGAGGATCGAAATGCCCTGCTTTCTGAAGAGCGCAACGAACTG CTGAAGCGActgagagaaacagagagcCAGTTTCTGCCACTcctggacaaaaacaaacgccTGAGCAGGAAGAATGAAGAACTCTCGCTGGTGCTGTGTCGCCTCGAAAACAAAGTGCGCTTTGTCACCCAGGAGAACGAGGAGATGGCAAGCTTG GAAAGAGATTTGGTGCTACGATACCGACGTCGAGAATCTCTGAGGAGGAAACGGAGCGTGAGGTCCTGCAAG GTCATCGAAACATTTTACGGCTACGACGAAGACGTGTCGGTGGACTCGGACGGATCGTCCTTGTCTTTTCACACCGACAGAACCCCCGACACGGAACCCGAAGAG gggtgtgtgcgtgaggaGGCGGAGCTTCGCTACCGCCAGCTGACGCAAGAATATCAAGCGCTGCAACGAGCCTACGCTCTGCTAGCCCAGACCAGCGGAGGGGACTACGACGCCGAGAAGGAGATCAAG ACCAGAGAACAGCTGATGGTTGAAATGGGTCACTATCAAAGCAGAGTGGCAGATCTGGAGTCAGCGCTGAAACAACAAGGACAG AATGTCAAGTGGGTGGAGGAGAAACAGCTGCTGCGTCAGAGCAATCAGCAGTTGGCCGAAAAG GTCAGGCGGATGGAGGCGGAAGAAGCGCGTCTGAAAGAGCACATCCAGGATATCCGAGACCAAAACGAACTGCTTGAGTTCCGCATCCTGGAGCTGGAG GAGAGGGAGTGGCGCTCCCCCGTTTTGAAGTTCCAGCAAGTCCGTTTCCCAGACGGCCTCAGCCCTTTGCAGATCTACTGCGAGGCCGAGGGCGTGAGCGTACGTAAGGCGTCCCTcgcaaccctaaccctaacccgaggtCCCAGAGCGCCTTACATTGCTCCTTGCGCCTTTCCCCAGGACATCGTCATCAGTGATCTGATGAAGAAGCTGGACATCCTGGGCGATAACGCCGTAAGT AATCTCACCAACGAGGAGCAGGTGGTCGTGATTCACGCCAGGACCCTTCTCACCCTAGCCGAGAAG TGGTTAGAATCCATCGAAGTGACCAAGTCAGCACTTCAACAGAAGATGTTGGACATTGAAAGTGAGAAG GATATGTTCTGCAAGCAGAAGGGCTACCTGGATGAAGAGTTGGACTTCAGGAAGCGTTCCATGGACCAGGCTCATAAG AGGATCCTGGAGCTGGAGGCCATGTTGTACGAGGCGCTACCGCAGCGGGACTGCCCCGCCACGGACGGCGAAAAGGCCAGCCACGCTGGCGTGAATGACATGCTGACGGCGGATCAGAGAGAAGAGCTTAGGAGCGCCGTGGACCAATGGAAGCGAGCCCTGATGTGCGAGTTGAGGGAGCGCGACGCTTGCATCCTCCAAGAGAGAATGGATCTGCTGCACAGCGCGCAACAG AGGAACAAAGAGCTGAAAGAATTCATCGAAGCTCAGAAGAGACAAATCAAACAATTGGAGGAGAAGTTTctgtttctctttctcttcttctccttggCCTTCATTCTGTGGCCCTAA